Proteins found in one Timaviella obliquedivisa GSE-PSE-MK23-08B genomic segment:
- the plsX gene encoding phosphate acyltransferase PlsX: MGSTQARIAVDAMGGDYAPDEIVAGALRAQAELGVKILLVGNPQQIAASMKHHSSSLQLEVVPAESIVEMHEEPLSAIRKKPNASINVAMNLVKQGQADAVVSAGHSGAAMAAALLRLGRLKGIERPAIGTVLPTIMAGKSVLILDVGANVDCRPKFLEQFAAMGTAYSQYVLGIDEPKVGLLNIGEEPSKGDELALRTYQLLEQNPNIPFIGNAEGRDVLSGKFDVIVCDGFVGNVLLKFAEAVGEILLQILREEMPRGWRGKLGALILKPNLRRIKQRVDHAEHGGGLLLGVNGICIISHGSSQAPSVFNAIRLAKDAVDNDVLDRIQSQYQKIEATAPDGE; encoded by the coding sequence TGAAGATTTTGTTGGTGGGCAACCCTCAACAGATTGCGGCATCAATGAAGCACCATAGCTCCTCTCTTCAGTTGGAGGTGGTTCCTGCTGAAAGCATTGTAGAAATGCACGAGGAGCCATTAAGCGCCATTCGCAAAAAGCCCAATGCCTCAATTAATGTGGCAATGAATTTGGTGAAGCAGGGGCAAGCAGATGCCGTTGTTTCAGCGGGGCATTCGGGGGCAGCAATGGCGGCGGCGCTGTTGCGGCTAGGACGGCTGAAAGGAATTGAACGTCCGGCGATCGGCACAGTTTTGCCAACCATCATGGCGGGTAAGTCGGTGTTGATTTTGGATGTCGGCGCAAATGTCGATTGCCGACCTAAGTTTTTAGAACAGTTTGCGGCAATGGGGACGGCATATTCTCAGTATGTGCTGGGCATAGATGAACCTAAGGTGGGGCTGCTGAACATTGGCGAGGAGCCTTCTAAGGGCGATGAATTAGCGCTGCGAACATATCAGCTTTTAGAGCAGAATCCAAACATTCCTTTTATTGGAAATGCAGAGGGGCGCGATGTCCTTTCGGGCAAGTTTGATGTGATTGTCTGTGATGGGTTTGTGGGAAATGTGCTGCTCAAGTTTGCTGAGGCTGTGGGTGAGATTCTGTTGCAAATTTTGCGAGAAGAAATGCCTAGAGGCTGGCGCGGCAAGTTAGGGGCGTTGATTCTGAAGCCAAATCTGCGACGGATTAAGCAACGGGTTGATCATGCAGAGCATGGTGGCGGGTTGCTGTTGGGAGTGAATGGAATTTGCATCATCAGTCACGGTAGCTCTCAGGCTCCTTCTGTATTTAATGCGATTCGGTTGGCGAAGGATGCGGTCGATAACGATGTCTTAGATCGAATTCAGTCGCAGTACCAAAAGATTGAAGCCACTGCCCCCGACGGAGAATAA
- a CDS encoding beta-ketoacyl-ACP synthase 3 yields the protein MSQQSGIGIAFIGSGSAVPNMALDNHALSQVVETSDEWIASRTGIRQRYLSGVDGSLRAIATQAAQNALDMSDVSAAEIDLIILATSTSDDLFGTASQIQSDLGAMKAVAFDLTAACSGFVFGMVTAAQFIRTGTYRNVLLIGADILSRWVDWSDRRTCVLFGDGAGAVVMQACAEGESDRLLGFEIRSDGSQNDCLTLAYQAEARELTDGVTVGQGTYQPIAMNGQEVYRFAVKRVPEVIEKALHRASLTTDQVDWLLLHQANQRILDAVAQRLSIPNEKVISNMANYGNTSAASIPLALDEAVRQGRVKAGDVIAASGFGAGLTWGAAIFRWGK from the coding sequence ATGTCACAGCAATCAGGAATTGGCATTGCTTTTATAGGGAGTGGTTCAGCCGTGCCGAATATGGCACTGGATAATCACGCCCTGAGCCAGGTTGTAGAAACTTCGGATGAGTGGATCGCCTCTCGGACGGGGATTCGCCAGCGTTATTTGTCTGGAGTGGATGGGTCTTTACGGGCGATCGCCACTCAAGCTGCGCAGAATGCCCTTGACATGTCCGACGTTTCTGCTGCCGAGATTGATTTGATCATTCTTGCCACCTCTACGTCTGATGATTTGTTCGGCACGGCTAGTCAAATTCAGTCAGACTTGGGGGCAATGAAAGCCGTTGCCTTTGACCTGACTGCCGCTTGTTCTGGATTTGTGTTTGGCATGGTGACCGCCGCCCAGTTTATTCGGACAGGCACCTACCGCAACGTGCTGCTGATTGGGGCGGATATTTTGTCGCGCTGGGTGGATTGGAGCGATCGTCGGACTTGCGTGCTGTTTGGGGATGGAGCGGGTGCTGTCGTGATGCAGGCTTGTGCGGAGGGAGAGAGCGATCGCCTTTTGGGGTTTGAAATCCGCAGTGATGGCAGCCAGAACGACTGCCTGACCTTGGCGTATCAAGCCGAAGCAAGAGAATTAACGGATGGCGTAACCGTTGGGCAAGGGACGTATCAGCCCATTGCCATGAATGGTCAAGAGGTCTACCGTTTCGCCGTTAAAAGAGTCCCGGAAGTCATTGAAAAAGCGCTCCACCGGGCAAGTCTTACCACTGACCAAGTAGACTGGCTGTTACTCCATCAAGCTAATCAACGCATTCTTGATGCCGTTGCCCAACGTTTGAGCATTCCCAATGAAAAAGTCATCAGCAACATGGCGAACTATGGCAACACGTCTGCTGCCTCTATTCCCCTCGCGCTTGATGAAGCGGTTCGCCAAGGTCGAGTTAAGGCAGGCGATGTCATTGCGGCTTCAGGATTTGGGGCAGGGCTAACTTGGGGTGCTGCTATTTTTCGATGGGGTAAGTAG
- the fabD gene encoding ACP S-malonyltransferase has product MTKTAWVFPGQGSQAIGMGVDLYDLPAAQEKLTQAEKILGWSVPEVCQNPEDKVSKTLYTQPCLYTLEAILVDLLRSQGQTPQIVAGHSLGEYVALYAADVFDFEAGLHLVKRRAELMDHASDGTMAALLGFDREQLEAVIAQTPGVVLANDNNEVQVVISGSVEAVDAVIAQVKTKRSLKLNVSGAFHSPFMAAAAAEFEKVLESVPFRDARVPVLANVEPSPAIAATTLKERLNRQMTGAVRWREISLRLSKEGMTRVVEVGPGKVLTGIIKRTCPDLVLENVSGLAHVSSCLP; this is encoded by the coding sequence ATGACTAAAACTGCATGGGTGTTTCCAGGACAAGGTTCTCAGGCGATCGGGATGGGAGTTGATTTATATGATTTGCCTGCTGCTCAAGAAAAATTGACGCAGGCTGAGAAAATTCTAGGTTGGTCGGTTCCTGAAGTTTGCCAGAACCCAGAAGACAAGGTGTCTAAAACGCTCTACACGCAGCCCTGTCTGTACACGCTGGAAGCAATTCTAGTAGATTTACTGCGATCGCAAGGTCAAACGCCGCAGATTGTTGCGGGTCATAGCCTGGGCGAGTATGTGGCGCTCTATGCCGCTGATGTGTTTGATTTTGAAGCGGGGTTACACCTGGTAAAGCGGCGGGCAGAACTCATGGATCATGCCTCAGACGGCACAATGGCAGCGCTATTGGGGTTCGACCGAGAGCAGTTGGAAGCGGTGATTGCCCAAACTCCAGGTGTGGTATTAGCAAACGATAACAATGAGGTTCAGGTTGTGATTTCGGGCAGCGTAGAAGCGGTAGATGCGGTAATCGCCCAAGTTAAGACAAAGCGATCGCTGAAGCTGAATGTCAGTGGGGCATTTCATTCGCCGTTCATGGCAGCGGCAGCGGCAGAGTTTGAGAAAGTTTTAGAATCGGTGCCGTTTCGAGATGCGCGGGTGCCTGTTTTAGCAAATGTGGAACCCAGTCCAGCGATCGCAGCTACAACTTTGAAAGAACGCCTCAATCGCCAAATGACGGGCGCGGTGCGGTGGCGAGAAATTTCCTTGCGGCTTTCTAAAGAGGGCATGACGCGAGTCGTAGAAGTAGGGCCGGGGAAAGTCTTGACTGGAATTATTAAGCGTACTTGTCCAGATTTAGTCTTGGAAAATGTGAGTGGATTGGCTCATGTGTCGTCATGTCTGCCATAA